A segment of the Catenuloplanes nepalensis genome:
CGAACGCGCCGCTGTGGGAGATCGACCGGGACGGCTGGGACCGCGTGTTCGCGGTCAACGTGCACGGCACGGTGAACACCTGCCACGCGTTCGTCCCCGGGATGCGCGAGCGCGGATGGGGACGCATCGTCAACATCGCCAGCATGGCCGGCAAGGACGGCAACCCGAACATGTCGCCCTACTCCGCGTCGAAGGCCGCGGTCATCGCGCTCACCAAGTCCCTCGGCAAGGAACTCGCCACCAGCGGCGTCCTGGCCAACGCGATCGCCCCTGCCGTGATCGAGACCCCGATGAACGCGCACACCGCCCCGGACGCGCTCGCCCACATCACCGGCCTCATCCCGATGCGCCGCGTCGGCCGCCCCGACGAGGTCGCCGAACTCATCGCCTGGCTCGTCTCCGACAGGGTCAGCTTCTCCACCGGCGCGGTCTACGACATCAGCGGCGGCCGGGCCACTTACTGAGGCGGCCGGGCCACTTACTGAGGCGGCCGGGCCACTTACTGAGGCGGCCGGGCCACTTACTGAGGCGGCCGCGCCACCTACCGAGGCGGCCGCCTCACATACTGAGGCGGCCGGCGACGCGACAGGCAAGCCGGCGTCTGCGGGCCGAGGGCGCAACCGAGGCGACCGCCACCGCATCCACGCCGAACGACACGAACACACCCAGGCCCACAGAGCGGTCAGCGCCCTCGCCTTTCCGAGCGGGGGTGTGGCGGGCCGTCCGGACGCGGCAATCATGCGGCGGCGCGCGGCACGTCGTTGAACCGACGTCCGGCGTGGCACAGCGTCACGACGCCCGGGTGGGCTTACGACGTGAACGGGGCAAACTCGCATGCGACTCATGCGACTCATGCGACTCATGCGACTTATGGAACTCATGCGACTCATGGGACTCATGGGACTCACGCGCCGATCCGATAGCCGGCGCCGGGCAGCGTGACGAGGACCGGCGGGTCGCCGAGCTTGCGGCGCAGCCGGCCGATCGTGACCGTGACCGTGTTCGTGAACGGATCCGCGAACTCGTCCCACACCTGCTCCAGCAGCGACTCCGCGCTCAGATAGGCCGGTGCCGCCCGCAGCAACGCCTCGAGCAGCGCAAACTCCTTCGCCGACAGATCGAGGCGCCGGCCTTCCCGGGTGGCGGTGCGCCGGGCCGGGTCGAGCTCCAGGCCGGCCACGCGCAGCGTCCTGGGCCGGACGGACGGGCGGCGGCGAGCCAGCGCGTGGATGCGCAACACCAACTCGGGAAAGTGGAACGGCTTGGCCAGGTAATCGTCGGCACCGAGCGTCAGGCCGGCGACCCGGTCGCCGGGGGAGCCGGCGGCGGTCAGCATCAGCACCATCGGACGGTCGCCCCGGTCAGTGATCATTTGACAGAGCGTGTCGCCGTGCACGCCAGGCAGGTCCCGGTCCAGGACCACCACCTCGTACCGGCCGAGGTCCAGCTTCTCCGCGGCCGCCAGGCCGTCGAACGCGATGTCGACCGCCATCCCCTGATCGCGCAGTCCTTCCGCGACCACCTCGGCCAGCGCCTGCGCATCCTCCACCACCAGCACCCTCATGCGCCGCCCTCCTCTCCGGCCGCCGCGGGCAGAAGCGACGCGTCCTGCTGCCCGGCCGGAGGCGGTAGCCGGACCTCGACGCGTAGGCCA
Coding sequences within it:
- a CDS encoding SDR family NAD(P)-dependent oxidoreductase, whose translation is MPRTAVVTGGRSGLGAATAARLAADGITVITLDVADGADVRADVSDTAAVHAAADRVGPVDILVNSAGIVGPNAPLWEIDRDGWDRVFAVNVHGTVNTCHAFVPGMRERGWGRIVNIASMAGKDGNPNMSPYSASKAAVIALTKSLGKELATSGVLANAIAPAVIETPMNAHTAPDALAHITGLIPMRRVGRPDEVAELIAWLVSDRVSFSTGAVYDISGGRATY
- a CDS encoding response regulator transcription factor, translated to MRVLVVEDAQALAEVVAEGLRDQGMAVDIAFDGLAAAEKLDLGRYEVVVLDRDLPGVHGDTLCQMITDRGDRPMVLMLTAAGSPGDRVAGLTLGADDYLAKPFHFPELVLRIHALARRRPSVRPRTLRVAGLELDPARRTATREGRRLDLSAKEFALLEALLRAAPAYLSAESLLEQVWDEFADPFTNTVTVTIGRLRRKLGDPPVLVTLPGAGYRIGA